A genomic segment from Phragmites australis chromosome 6, lpPhrAust1.1, whole genome shotgun sequence encodes:
- the LOC133920746 gene encoding uncharacterized protein LOC133920746: MSPSLLFLPSARVLHSPPPLQRWFASSRVSFPTRARRTRLVCAADSNGAASSGSGGDATASQNNNSLPKNRRDILLEYVNNVHPEFMELFVKRAPAQVFICFFSLLLSPHVSLKCQFSDICCNELLEYLKTLEPQNLKELTSTAGEDVVFAMNVFIKRLLAVSDPSQMKTTVSETSANQLANLLFWLMIVGYSIRSIEVRFDMERVLGAPPKIAELPPGEKM; the protein is encoded by the exons atgTCTCCGTCGCTCCTCTTCCTTCCCTCCGCCAGGGTTCTccactcgccgccgccgctacagCGCTGGTTCGCCTCGTCGCGCGTCTCGTTTCCTACTCGGGCGCGCCGCACCCGCCTCGTGTGCGCCGCCGATTCCAACGGAGCAGCCTCCTCTGGCTCTGGAGGCGACGCCACGGCCAGTCAAAACAACAACAGCCTG CCGAAGAACAGGAGGGATATTCTCCTGGAATACGTAAATAATGTCCATCCAGAGTTTATGGAGCTCTTCGTTAAAAGAGCTCCAGCACAGGTGTTTATCTGTTTCTTTTCACTTCTCCTTTCGCCCCATGTTTCCTTAAAGTGTCAGTTTTCTGATATAT GTTGTAATGAACTCTTGGAATATCTGAAGACTCTAGAACCTCAAAATTtaaag GAACTCACGAGTACTGCTGGGGAAGATGTTGTTTTTGCTATGAATGTGTTCATAAAGCGTCTCTTGGCTGTCTCTGATCCGTCACAAATGAAG ACAACAGTTTCGGAGACAAGTGCGAATCAGCTAGCCAACTTGctgttttggttgatgattgTTGGGTACAGCATCCGCAGCATTGAGGTGCGGTTCGACATGGAGAGGGTGCTGGGTGCACCCCCAAAGATAGCTGAGCTACCACCTGGAGAGAAGATGTAG
- the LOC133920827 gene encoding protein ELC-like, with amino-acid sequence MAPSPPPPPAASGAQYAHQFLNTALSQRGPSALPYAEDVKWLIRNHLVALAESFPSLHPKAALFTHNDGRAAHLLQADGTIPIHHAGASYNLPAVIWLPEPYPRSPPLVFLSPTRDMVIKPHHPLVDRSGLVANPPYLRSWVFPSSNLVDLVRSLSHLFGLDPPLFTRNPLPPAAAPPPNPAPPPRLVPATSPYRVAGFPASPQLAARPPPTEDPAEVFKRNAVAKLVDMAYADAAALRTAREAEVDALFAVQAELRHRGDLVAHGVRKMGEEKEALERRLQDVMMATDVMEAWVMENNRRGDTQATKDAIEPADVLSRQMIDCTAADLALEDTIYALDKAVQEGSVQFDGYLRSVRAVAREQFFHRALSAKVHSAQQQAKVASMAAQAPQYAS; translated from the coding sequence ATGGCTCCCTCACCGCCGCCCCCGCCGGCCGCGAGCGGTGCGCAGTACGCGCACCAGTTCCTCAACACGGCGCTCTCCCAGCGGGGGCCCTCCGCGCTGCCCTACGCCGAGGACGTCAAGTGGCTCATCCGCAACCACCTGGTGGCGCTGGCCGAGTCCTTCCCGTCCCTCCACCCCAAGGCCGCCCTCTTCACCCACAACGACGGCCGCGCCGCCCACCTCCTCCAGGCCGACGGCACCATCCCCATCCACCACGCCGGCGCCTCCTACAACCTCCCCGCCGTCATCTGGCTCCCCGAGCCCTACCCGCGCTCCCCGCCCCTCGTCTTCCTCTCCCCCACCCGCGACATGGTCATCAAGCCCCACCACCCGCTCGTCGACCGCTCCGGCCTCGTCGCCAACCCGCCCTACCTCCGCTCATGGGTCTTCCCCTCCTCCAACCTCGTCGACCTCGTCCGATCCCTCTCCCACCTCTTCGGCCTCGACCCGCCCCTATTCACCAGGAATCCCCTTCCCCCCGCCGCCGCTCCACCTCCTAACCCCGCTCCACCCCCACGGCTCGTCCCCGCCACCTCCCCCTACAGGGTTGCTGGGTTCCCCGCATCTCCCCAGCTCGCCGCGCGCCCGCCCCCCACCGAGGACCCCGCCGAGGTCTTCAAGCGCAACGCAGTCGCCAAGCTCGTCGACATGGCCTACGCAGACGCCGCTGCTCTTCGCACCGCGCGTGAGGCAGAGGTCGATGCTCTCTTCGCCGTCCAGGCGGAGCTGCGCCACCGGGGCGACCTGGTCGCTCACGGGGTGCGCAAGAtgggggaggagaaggaggcgctGGAGCGCCGCCTGCAGGACGTCATGATGGCCACCGACGTCATGGAGGCCTGGGTCATGGAGAATAATAGGAGAGGTGACACCCAAGCCACGAAAGACGCCATTGAGCCCGCCGATGTGCTGTCCAGGCAGATGATCGATTGCACCGCCGCCGATCTGGCGCTGGAGGACACCATCTACGCTCTTGACAAGGCTGTTCAGGAAGGATCAGTGCAGTTTGATGGCTACCTCAGGAGCGTGCGTGCTGTGGCACGCGAGCAGTTTTTCCACCGCGCCCTATCGGCTAAGGTGCACAGTGCACAGCAGCAGGCTAAGGTTGCTAGTATGGCGGCACAGGCACCCCAGTATGCATCATAG